One stretch of Cheilinus undulatus linkage group 5, ASM1832078v1, whole genome shotgun sequence DNA includes these proteins:
- the adgra2 gene encoding adhesion G protein-coupled receptor A2, with amino-acid sequence MTGGGGAAEVSSSRRTMFAPGVGIPSLPGRLVLMLLLLCCCEPRLSTACPGLLASTSGCSCTEDRGKAHGVQSQAVGRRVSCTKEELSEPPDGSLLPNRTVTLILSHNKIRVLKNGSFSGLFALEKLDLKHNLISTIMPGAFQGLPELRKLDLSNNRIGCLTADMFQGLTNLTKLNLSGNIISTLDPGVFQELPSLKLVNFNSDYLSCDCGLRWVPGYFRSTSARLGDETLCAYPRNLRGKPLRGLRESQLSCDGPLELHTLSLLPSQRQVVFKGDRLPFHCTAALVDKITTLHWRHNGQLVKSDPEMGVQLESNALHDCTFITSELILYNVRAEARGEWECVVSTGRGNTSRSVEILVLENSASFCPEDKVVNNRGEFRWPRTLTGITSYQYCLQMRYPSLSMEGGIEQKKASRYCDDNGKWRDANYTDCHYTNGITRVLHTFILRPINVSNALTLAHQVRTYTLEAAGFTDSVDVLYVAQMMEKFMEYVKQLRELSEVLVEMGSNLMQVDDQLLALAQREKRACSSIVYSLETLAWPQLHSHAQDFSMVSRNIVMEAHFIRPAHFTGITCTAYQRRDVSTGGQGVEMPESTQEQQLRFRCSTGSHNTSLNNFPLKNSVALASVTLPATLFPPDAPADCKLQFVAFRTGSFFPLSMNLSSTGEHSRRRSVNTPVIFVGLDGCSMWNHSEPVWVSLRHLSPGSDAVAAQWSLKALEKLGSWSQEGCQLVYSDSSTSTMRCSLLSNYAVLQEVPDFPNSTPISIRMLHPVVYACTALLLLCLFTIIITHILHHSTIHISRKSWHTLLNTCFHIAMTTAIYAGGISLTSYPVVCQAVGIALHYSSLSTLLWIGVSARVLYKEAVWRTPRQPEGEPPAPPTQRPMLRFYLIAGGVPLIICGITAAVNVNNYGDNSPYCWLLWRPSLGSFFVPAGLVVLVTWIYFLCTGVRLRHRVAKECTGTTLSTPVTESQPALAGSTSLLSTDSVVGPITPAVAPEDQYSLKTQFVVLVGTHFLFVALWCCGAMAMWLTGRSSLLFSSLYGITATVLGVFLVVHHCFRRLDVQASWLACCPGYRRSQPMSTYTHTCTTLSGVQTSEQGSQLFINCHPPAESHNSSSARSSSTPSGISSVGPGPCKLTNLLQVAQDSPNNTTRPPASNNTSTSTDNITKPTNNVLPTINSAAPLHPQRRKVGSRTKQGSSQYHHRGEGRGHYRLKALRTAGGGGSLGALGPSGLDHLSSSHVVYKQATSENGSLHHSLSETQASPLTNGKRAGESVATSPSEGSDGGSSGSRKPFPLLPSMASRVAMHGAQRRCASRDNLKLAAAAERDTKRCSYPLNSVTNTVPGAAAPNGTLKNSVLELEQDMSGTDQSQSSVGMKSGLWKSETTV; translated from the exons GGACCTCAAGCACAACTTAATCAGCACCATTATGCCCGGAGCTTTCCAAGGCCTGCCTGAGCTTCGGAAACT CGACCTCTCCAACAACCGCATTGGCTGCCTGACTGCAGACATGTTCCAGGGGTTGACCAACCTCACCAAACT GAATCTCTCTGGCAACATCATATCCACGCTGGATCCAGGAGTATTTCAGGAGCTGCCATCCCTCAAGCTAGT GAACTTTAATTCAGACTACCTTTCTTGTGACTGTGGCCTACGTTGGGTACCTGGCTACTTTCGCAGCACTTCAGCACGGCTGGGGGATGAGACCCTATGTGCCTACCCGAGAAACCTGAGGGGAAAACCCCTGCGAGGACTGAGGGAGAGCCAGCTGAGCTGTG ATGGTCCTCTGGAGCTGCACACCCTGTCCCTGCTGCCATCCCAGCGTCAGGTAGTCTTTAAAGGTGACCGACTGCCCTTCCATTGCACTGCCGCCTTAGTGGACAAAATTACTACCTTACACTGGCGTCACAATGGCCAGCTGGTGAAGTCTGACCCTGAGATGGGTGTCCAGTTGGAGAGCAATGCCCTGCATGACTGTACCTTCATCACCAG TGAGCTCATTCTATACAACGTGCGTGCAGAGGCCAGAGGAGAGTGGGAATGTGTGGTTTCCACCGGGCGGGGCAACACATCCCGCAGTGTAGAAATACTGGTGCTGGAGAACAGCGCCTCCTTCTGTCCAGAAGATAAAGTTGTCAACAACCGTGGGGAGTTCAG ATGGCCCAGGACTCTGACAGGCATCACCTCATATCAGTACTGCCTGCAGATGCGATACCCTTCCCTGTCTATGGAGGGCGGTATCGAGCAGAAAAAGGCTTCCAGATACTGTGATGACAATGGAAAGTGGAGAGATGCAAACTATACAGACTGTCACTACACCAATGGTATCACTCGAGTGCTTCACACTTTTATCCTG AGGCCCATCAACGTGTCCAACGCCCTCACTCTGGCACATCAGGTGCGCACATACACACTGGAGGCTGCAGGTTTCACCGACTCTGTCGATGTGTTGTATGTGGCACAAATGATGGAGAAGTTTATGGAGTATGTCAAACAGTTACGAGAG TTGTCAGAGGTGTTGGTGGAGATGGGCAGTAACCTGATGCAGGTAGATGATCAGCTCCTCGCACTTGcccagagagaaaagagggccTGCAGCTCCATTGTTTACTCTCTGGAGACCCTCGCCTGGCCTCAGCTGCACAGTCATGCTCAGGATTTCTCCATG GTGTCCAGGAACATTGTGATGGAGGCCCACTTTATCCGACCAGCCCACTTCACTGGTATAACCTGCACTGCCTATCAGCGACGGGACGTCTCAACAGGCGGCCAGGGAGTAGAAATGCCAGAGTCTACTCAAGAGCAGCAGCTTCGTTTTCGCTGCAGCACTGGCTCCCATAACACCTCGCTCAACAATTTTCCCCTAAag AATTCAGTAGCCTTGGCCTCTGTAACTCTCCCGGCTACTCTGTTTCCTCCTGACGCTCCTGCAGACTGTAAACTGCAGTTTGTAGCCTTCAGAACAGGCAGCTTTTTTCCCCTGTCTATGAACTTGAGCAGCACTGGGGAACACTCGCGCAGACGTAGCGTCAACACTCCTGTCATCTTTGTTGGCCTTG ATGGCTGCAGTATGTGGAACCACTCTGAGCCCGTTTGGGTTTCTCTGCGCCATTTGTCCCCTGGTTCTGATGCTGTGGCAGCGCAGTGGAGCCTTAAGGCACTGGAGAAATTGGGAAGCTGGAGCCAGGAGGGCTGTCAGCTGGTCTACAGTGACAGTAGCACCTCCACCATGCGCTGTTCTCTGCTCAGCAACTACGCTGTGCTGCAG GAGGTGCCTGACTTTCCTAACTCCACACCCATCTCTATAAGAATGCTCCACCCTGTGGTGTATGCCTGCACTGCActgctcctcctctgcctctttaccatcatcatcacacaCATACTTCACCACAG TACTATTCACATATCAAGAAAAAGCTGGCACACATTACTGAACACCTGCTTCCACATCGCGATGACAACAGCTATTTATGCAGGAGGTATAAGCTTGACCAGCTACCCAGTGGTTTGCCAAGCA GTGGGGATTGCGCTGCATTATTCCTCTCTGTCGACCCTGCTGTGGATCGGAGTCAGTGCCAGGGTTCTCTACAAAGAAGCTGTGTGGAGAACGCCCCGACAGCCTGAAGGAGAGCCCCCTGCTCCTCCTACTCAGCGACCTATGCTCAG GTTCTATTTGATAGCGGGTGGAGTTCCTCTTATCATTTGTGGAATCACTGCCGCTGTCAATGTCAACAACTATGGAGACAACAGCCCTTA CTGTTGGCTCTTGTGGCGCCCCAGTCTGGGCTCTTTCTTTGTCCCTGCTGGCCTGGTGGTGCTGGTGACCTGGATCTATTTCCTGTGCACTGGGGTCCGCCTGAGGCACCGTGTAGCCAAAGAATGCACAGGAACCACGCTGTCCACCCCTGTGACTGAGAGCCAGCCTGCGCTGGCAGGAAGCACCAGCCTCCTCTCAACAGACTCTGTGGTGGGGCCTATAACTCCTGCTGTGGCCCCAGAGGACCAGTACTCACTGAAGACACAGTTCGTGGTGCTGGTGGGAacccacttcctgtttgtggcTCTGTGGTGTTGTGGGGCGATGGCGATGTGGCTGACGGGTCGCTCCAGCTTGTTGTTCAGCAGTCTCTATGGGATTACTGCTACAGTTTTGGGGGTGTTTCTGGTGGTTCATCACTGCTTCAGACGCCTGGATGTACAGGCGTCATGGCTCGCATGTTGTCCAGGTTACCGCCGCTCCCAACCCATGTCcacttacacacacacctgcACCACTCTGAGTGGAGTGCAGACCTCAGAGCAGGGATCACAGCTTTTTATTAACTGCCATCCGCCTGCTGAGTCTCATAACTCCTCGTCAGCTCGGTCATCATCCACACCAAGTGGAATCAGCAGCGTGGGGCCTGGACCTTGCAAACTCACAAACCTGCTGCAGGTAGCTCAAGACAGTCCAAACAACACCACCCGTCCCCCTGCAAGCAACAACACCAGCACCAGTACTGACAACATCACTAAGCCCACAAACAATGTTCTGCCAACCATTAACTCTGCAGCCCCACTGCACCCTCAGAGGAGGAAAGTGGGGAGCAGAACTAAACAAGGGAGCAGCCAGTATCACCATCGAGGTGAGGGCAGGGGTCACTATCGCCTCAAAGCTCTAAGGACtgctggaggaggaggcagcCTGGGAGCTTTAGGACCCTCTGGGTTAGATCACCTCAGTTCTTCACATGTGGTTTACAAACAGGCTACAAGTGAGAACGGCAGCCTCCATCACAGCCTCTCAGAGACCCAGGCCAGCCCACTGACCAATGGGAAGCGTGCTGGGGAGTCAGTGGCGACCAGCCCCTCAGAGGGGAGTGATGGGGGTAGCAGTGGGAGTCGTAAACCTTTCCCCCTGCTGCCCTCTATGGCCAGCAGAGTGGCCATGCACGGGGCTCAGAGACGTTGCGCCAGCAGAGACAATTTGAAActtgcagctgctgcagagcgAGACACTAAGCGCTGCTCTTACCCTTTGAACAGTGTCACTAACACTGTGCCGGGGGCCGCTGCTCCAAATGGCACCCTGAAAAATTCAGTGCTGGAGCTGGAGCAGGACATGAGTGGCACCGACCAATCACAGAGCTCCGTTGGGATGAAGAGTGGTTTGTGGAAAAGTGAAACCACAGTGTAA